The Candidatus Nitrosotenuis cloacae genome contains a region encoding:
- a CDS encoding anthranilate synthase component II gives MKFLIIDNYDSFVYNIAQILGEIGVESEVIRNDKITLDQIVKNKYDAIIISPGPGTPEDKKYFGVCSDVITKLGPTTPILGVCLGHQGIIHAFGGKVVNAGNVRHGKTSPIKHFDDSIFAGVKNPFRATRYHSLVGDKTIIPDVLKVTAFAEDDGEVMGVSHKKYLIEGVQFHPESILTTEGKKILENFVKRIKK, from the coding sequence ATGAAATTTCTGATAATAGACAACTATGACTCCTTTGTGTACAACATAGCACAGATTCTAGGAGAAATCGGAGTAGAGTCAGAGGTGATACGGAACGACAAGATAACGCTGGACCAGATAGTAAAAAACAAGTACGATGCAATCATAATCTCCCCTGGACCTGGCACGCCAGAGGACAAGAAATACTTTGGAGTCTGCTCTGATGTGATAACAAAATTGGGTCCTACGACGCCGATTCTTGGAGTATGCCTTGGCCACCAGGGGATAATCCACGCATTTGGAGGAAAGGTAGTCAACGCAGGAAACGTCAGGCACGGAAAGACCAGCCCGATTAAGCATTTTGACGACTCTATTTTTGCAGGGGTGAAAAACCCGTTCAGGGCAACAAGATACCACTCGCTTGTAGGCGACAAGACCATAATACCTGACGTGCTAAAGGTCACGGCGTTTGCAGAGGACGACGGCGAGGTGATGGGAGTGTCGCATAAAAAATATCTAATCGAGGGAGTTCAGTTCCACCCAGAATCAATACTTACCACTGAAGGAAAGAAGATCTTGGAAAACTTTGTCAAGCGGATAAAGAAATGA
- the trpD gene encoding anthranilate phosphoribosyltransferase, with product MISELIAKVQGGQDLHHDEMSHAMDYLLSDGVSDKEKAEFLRFLAKKGETNDELYAMLEKMDGLGVHISPRCAGTLIDVCGTGGDRLSTFNISTTASFVIAASGGYVAKHGNRSVSGVSGSADIFEYFGYDLSASPERVTQILEENRIAFLFAQKFHPAMKHVAAARRLLGTRTAFNLLGPLCNPAGVKNQLIGVFSDDLLQRVVMILKRHGAQNIMTVRSEDGLDELSTSSKNKICLLKDGKIETRTINPHEYGLHDASIRDLQVSSKQDAIKAFLSVLDGTANRSMKEITILNSAAGLIVANIADDFGDGIEMSRQALESGTAYSFFSKFVANCGNPQKIAEAKTP from the coding sequence ATGATCTCAGAACTGATAGCCAAGGTCCAAGGCGGACAGGATCTGCACCATGACGAGATGAGTCACGCAATGGACTACCTGTTGTCCGATGGCGTCTCCGACAAGGAAAAGGCGGAATTTCTGAGATTTCTTGCAAAAAAGGGCGAGACAAACGACGAGCTGTACGCGATGCTTGAAAAGATGGATGGTCTTGGAGTGCACATATCTCCAAGATGCGCAGGAACTCTAATTGACGTGTGCGGAACAGGAGGAGACAGGCTGTCCACGTTTAACATATCGACTACGGCATCGTTTGTAATAGCGGCGTCTGGCGGATACGTCGCAAAGCATGGAAACCGCTCCGTATCCGGAGTCTCCGGAAGCGCAGACATCTTTGAGTATTTCGGGTACGACCTGAGCGCATCTCCGGAAAGAGTGACGCAGATTCTGGAGGAAAATAGGATCGCGTTTTTGTTTGCCCAAAAGTTCCATCCTGCAATGAAGCACGTTGCTGCCGCAAGAAGGCTGCTTGGGACAAGAACTGCGTTCAATTTGCTCGGCCCGCTGTGCAACCCTGCAGGCGTAAAAAACCAGCTAATTGGAGTATTCTCAGACGACCTGCTTCAACGAGTCGTGATGATTCTAAAAAGACACGGCGCTCAGAACATTATGACTGTACGCTCAGAGGACGGATTGGACGAGCTGTCCACCAGCTCAAAAAACAAGATCTGCCTGCTAAAAGACGGCAAGATCGAGACTAGGACAATCAACCCACATGAATACGGCCTGCATGATGCAAGCATCAGGGATCTTCAGGTCTCGTCAAAACAAGACGCAATCAAAGCTTTTTTATCCGTACTTGATGGAACCGCAAATCGTTCCATGAAGGAGATAACCATCCTCAATTCCGCAGCAGGCCTCATTGTCGCAAACATCGCAGACGATTTCGGAGATGGAATAGAGATGTCAAGACAGGCGCTGGAAAGCGGTACTGCCTACTCGTTTTTCTCAAAATTTGTGGCAAATTGCGGCAACCCGCAAAAGATAGCGGAGGCGAAGACACCATAG
- a CDS encoding indole-3-glycerol phosphate synthase TrpC, whose amino-acid sequence MRQPAKDSGGEDTIEQILKKLVANSQKAISEGTYEISESLEKSPFDLIDSIRANRHASLITEVKFSSPSLGNIRDVSDPVKIAQSMVNGGALALSVLTQPHLFNGSPKYFMEIRKQLKVPMLMKDIVIDKVQIDAARKIGADYMLLIQSLFDSGELSEIDEFVDYGHKNGLKVLVESHTKEEFQNSLKTEADMIGINNRNLDTLEIDINTTKKLLDGHKKDRVIVSESGIESPNDILFLKGCGADAFLIGSSIMKSSDIEQNVRSLVHAF is encoded by the coding sequence TTGCGGCAACCCGCAAAAGATAGCGGAGGCGAAGACACCATAGAACAAATACTAAAGAAACTGGTGGCAAACTCGCAAAAGGCAATATCAGAAGGAACGTACGAGATATCTGAATCTCTTGAAAAATCACCGTTCGACCTAATAGACTCAATTCGCGCAAACAGGCACGCGTCACTGATAACCGAGGTAAAGTTCTCGTCTCCGTCGCTTGGCAACATACGTGACGTCTCAGACCCGGTAAAGATAGCCCAATCAATGGTAAATGGTGGAGCGCTTGCACTGTCTGTCCTCACTCAGCCGCACCTGTTCAACGGCTCGCCAAAGTATTTTATGGAGATTAGAAAACAACTCAAAGTTCCAATGCTGATGAAGGATATAGTAATCGACAAGGTGCAGATTGATGCGGCACGAAAGATTGGGGCAGACTACATGCTGCTCATCCAGTCGCTGTTTGACTCAGGGGAACTGTCTGAGATTGACGAGTTTGTCGATTACGGCCACAAAAACGGCCTCAAGGTGTTAGTCGAGTCCCACACAAAAGAAGAGTTTCAAAATTCGCTAAAGACTGAGGCAGACATGATAGGAATCAACAATCGCAATTTGGACACGCTTGAAATCGACATAAACACGACAAAAAAGCTACTAGATGGTCACAAAAAGGACAGGGTGATAGTGTCCGAGAGCGGAATAGAGTCGCCAAACGACATACTGTTTTTGAAGGGATGCGGGGCAGATGCGTTTCTAATCGGATCAAGCATCATGAAGAGCTCAGACATTGAGCAAAACGTAAGGAGCCTGGTGCACGCATTTTGA
- the trpB gene encoding tryptophan synthase subunit beta, translating into MKIRFPRDGRFGEFGGKYIPETLVPAIEELEASYLKYKNDAAFKKELNYYLTEYAGRPTPLYYAKNLSEKIGGAKIYLKREDLLHGGAHKINNTLGQALLAKRMKKTRIIAETGAGQHGVATAMACAALGLKAEVYMGYKDTIRQKLNVFRMNLLGCEVHAVKSGSQTLKDAINEAIRDWITNVKDTYYLLGSAVGPHPYPVMVRDFQSIIGKEIIQQMKKINKHAPDTVIACVGGGSNAIGTFYPLVESDAEIIGVEAAGKGLNTEYHSATLSAGSKGVLHGMMTYLLQDKEGQIKETHSISAGLDYPGVGPEHAYLKDTKRVKYTSITDREVIDAFLLLTRTEGIIPALESAHAVAHAVKVAKSKPKSETIVVTLSGRGDKDVEVVEEYVKRNF; encoded by the coding sequence TTGAAGATAAGATTCCCAAGGGACGGAAGATTCGGCGAGTTTGGCGGAAAATACATTCCAGAGACACTCGTTCCTGCAATCGAGGAGCTAGAGGCAAGCTATCTGAAATACAAAAACGATGCGGCATTCAAAAAAGAGCTAAACTACTACCTCACAGAATATGCCGGAAGGCCCACGCCGTTATACTATGCAAAGAACCTATCTGAAAAGATAGGCGGCGCAAAAATATACCTAAAAAGAGAGGATCTGCTTCACGGCGGAGCCCACAAGATAAACAACACACTTGGGCAGGCACTGCTTGCAAAGCGCATGAAGAAGACTAGGATAATAGCAGAAACTGGCGCAGGACAGCACGGCGTTGCAACTGCCATGGCGTGTGCGGCACTTGGACTAAAGGCCGAGGTGTACATGGGATACAAGGACACCATTCGACAAAAGCTCAACGTCTTTAGGATGAACCTTCTTGGATGCGAGGTTCACGCAGTAAAGAGCGGATCCCAGACGCTAAAGGACGCAATAAACGAGGCAATCAGGGACTGGATTACAAACGTAAAGGACACATACTATTTGCTCGGCTCAGCCGTGGGACCTCACCCGTATCCTGTCATGGTACGTGACTTTCAATCGATCATAGGCAAGGAGATAATCCAGCAGATGAAAAAGATAAACAAACATGCGCCAGACACGGTAATTGCGTGCGTGGGAGGCGGCTCCAACGCAATAGGCACGTTTTATCCACTCGTGGAATCTGATGCTGAGATAATCGGAGTAGAGGCTGCAGGAAAGGGCCTAAACACGGAATACCATTCTGCGACGCTCAGTGCCGGCTCAAAGGGGGTACTGCATGGCATGATGACATACCTGCTTCAGGACAAGGAGGGCCAGATAAAAGAAACACACAGTATCTCTGCAGGATTGGACTATCCAGGTGTAGGACCGGAGCACGCATACCTAAAAGATACAAAGCGAGTAAAATACACCAGCATAACTGACAGAGAGGTAATTGACGCGTTCTTACTTTTAACAAGGACCGAGGGAATAATCCCCGCACTTGAATCCGCTCACGCAGTAGCTCATGCAGTAAAAGTTGCAAAATCAAAACCAAAATCAGAAACGATTGTCGTGACGCTCTCAGGAAGAGGGGACAAGGACGTAGAGGTGGTAGAAGAGTATGTCAAAAGAAACTTCTAG
- the trpA gene encoding tryptophan synthase subunit alpha, whose protein sequence is MSKETSRIRSKFAELESKNEKALITYVMVGYPNEKSTLAIVRGLVSGGADIIELGFPFSDPLADGPVIQHASTISLERGTNINQFIELVKRIRSESNIPLILMTYTNILYHKGYDRFFKTLKDAGIDGLITPDMTVEESALYHKAAARHNMDTVFLVSPNTKESRLKKIISQTTGFLYLVAVFGTTGVQNKIQKYTLDALKNTKKITGGRIPVGIGFGVSTPEDVRHYVKNGADAVIVGSALIKMIEKTPAAGLENAVASFTKKLKAATR, encoded by the coding sequence ATGTCAAAAGAAACTTCTAGAATCCGCTCCAAGTTCGCCGAACTTGAATCAAAGAACGAAAAGGCGCTCATCACATATGTGATGGTCGGATACCCAAATGAAAAGAGCACGCTTGCAATAGTAAGGGGACTCGTAAGCGGCGGTGCAGACATAATCGAGCTTGGTTTTCCATTCTCGGATCCTCTGGCAGACGGACCCGTAATCCAGCACGCAAGCACAATATCGCTTGAGCGCGGCACCAACATCAACCAGTTCATTGAGCTGGTAAAAAGAATCAGAAGTGAAAGCAACATACCACTCATACTTATGACATATACTAACATCCTGTACCACAAGGGCTACGACAGGTTCTTCAAGACACTCAAGGATGCAGGAATTGACGGCCTAATCACGCCCGACATGACAGTAGAAGAGTCAGCGCTCTACCACAAGGCTGCGGCAAGGCACAACATGGATACCGTATTTTTGGTCTCCCCAAACACAAAAGAGTCGAGACTCAAAAAGATAATCTCGCAGACGACTGGGTTCCTATATCTGGTTGCAGTGTTTGGTACCACGGGAGTGCAAAACAAGATTCAAAAATACACCCTTGACGCGCTCAAAAACACCAAAAAAATCACAGGCGGCAGAATTCCAGTCGGAATAGGCTTTGGAGTGTCAACGCCAGAGGACGTAAGACATTATGTGAAAAATGGTGCAGATGCAGTAATTGTCGGAAGTGCGCTGATAAAGATGATAGAAAAGACGCCTGCCGCAGGCTTGGAAAACGCAGTGGCATCATTTACCAAAAAGCTAAAGGCCGCCACAAGATAG
- a CDS encoding SemiSWEET family sugar transporter has translation MVFEGMWLTVLGSVASILVSSSFIPQIIKGYKTKSLHDVSYLLMILISIGMSLWIVYGIEKQDMVIIGANVSTISLNIILLALKVRYSK, from the coding sequence TTGGTTTTTGAGGGAATGTGGCTCACCGTACTTGGCAGTGTGGCAAGCATATTGGTGTCGTCAAGCTTTATCCCCCAAATAATAAAGGGATACAAGACAAAGAGCCTCCACGACGTCTCGTACCTTTTGATGATTCTGATCTCAATTGGCATGTCCTTGTGGATAGTCTATGGAATAGAGAAACAGGACATGGTGATAATTGGGGCAAACGTTAGCACGATTTCGCTTAACATCATACTCCTTGCCCTAAAGGTAAGATACTCAAAATAG
- the pyrG gene encoding glutamine hydrolyzing CTP synthase has protein sequence MQTKFIFVTGGVMSGLGKGVVTSSIAKLLQLSNQKVSCVKIDPYLNYDAGTMNPIAHGEVFVTEDGGECDMDIGNYERFLNQNIPKTHNITTAQIYSSVIEAERKGEYLGACVQIIPHVTDEIKRRIRKIAEDEKLDVLVVECGGTVGDIESLPFLEALRQMRLEAGSQNVIFVHVTLAPSLDVVGEQKTKPTQHSVQELRRIGIQPDLMAVRCSSPLQESTKKKISMFTNVTAQDVFSCHDVKSIFMVPQILYDQGIIDTIFRKFGKFGLVNTSENWDRWNAIIRSLDTTQGDVKIAMVGKYVTLADSYVSVNHALKHAGAKIGRSVSIDWIDSENINGNVDQLSKYNGILVPGGFGVRGAEGIISTANFAREKNIPYLGICFGFQLAAIAFGRYVCNYKNANSTELEPNTANPVVDLLPEQKTVSNMGGSLRLGAHEIHVKGNTLAAKTYNSDKVIRRHRHRYEINKKYIDVFEKNGLIFSAESDNAKRMEMLEIPSHKFYFGVQFHPEFNSRPGFPEESFEAFVRASAS, from the coding sequence GTGCAGACAAAATTCATCTTTGTTACCGGCGGTGTGATGTCTGGACTCGGAAAGGGAGTAGTTACGTCATCCATTGCCAAGCTTTTACAATTATCAAACCAAAAAGTCTCGTGCGTCAAGATCGACCCGTACCTCAACTATGACGCAGGCACGATGAATCCTATTGCGCATGGCGAGGTCTTTGTCACGGAGGACGGAGGCGAGTGCGACATGGACATTGGAAACTATGAGCGCTTCCTCAACCAAAACATCCCAAAGACACACAACATAACGACTGCCCAGATCTACTCCTCGGTGATAGAGGCCGAAAGAAAGGGCGAGTACCTTGGAGCATGCGTGCAGATAATCCCACATGTAACAGACGAGATAAAGCGTCGAATACGCAAGATAGCAGAGGATGAAAAGCTCGACGTCTTGGTCGTAGAGTGCGGCGGAACAGTCGGTGACATTGAAAGCCTGCCGTTTTTGGAGGCACTAAGGCAGATGCGACTTGAGGCAGGCTCGCAGAACGTGATATTTGTGCACGTGACACTTGCGCCGTCCCTTGATGTAGTAGGAGAGCAAAAGACAAAGCCGACGCAGCACAGCGTCCAGGAACTGAGGAGAATAGGTATACAGCCGGATCTGATGGCAGTAAGGTGCTCCTCACCGCTGCAAGAATCCACAAAGAAAAAGATATCCATGTTTACAAACGTGACTGCACAGGACGTGTTTTCGTGCCATGACGTAAAGTCCATCTTCATGGTGCCGCAGATTCTGTATGATCAGGGAATAATAGATACGATATTTAGAAAATTCGGCAAGTTCGGGCTGGTCAACACGTCTGAGAACTGGGACAGGTGGAACGCGATAATAAGATCATTGGATACAACACAGGGTGATGTCAAGATTGCAATGGTTGGAAAGTACGTCACGCTTGCAGACAGCTACGTCAGCGTAAACCATGCACTCAAACATGCAGGGGCAAAGATTGGAAGATCAGTGTCAATTGACTGGATAGACTCGGAGAACATCAACGGTAACGTGGACCAACTGTCAAAATACAACGGAATACTGGTTCCAGGCGGGTTCGGTGTGAGGGGGGCAGAGGGGATAATCTCAACTGCAAACTTTGCGAGGGAGAAGAACATCCCGTATCTTGGAATATGCTTTGGATTTCAGCTTGCGGCAATAGCGTTTGGGCGATATGTGTGTAATTACAAGAATGCAAACTCTACAGAACTTGAGCCGAATACCGCAAACCCGGTGGTGGACCTGCTGCCGGAGCAAAAAACTGTCTCAAACATGGGCGGCTCACTACGACTTGGCGCACACGAAATACACGTAAAGGGAAACACGCTTGCAGCAAAGACGTACAACTCGGACAAGGTAATACGCAGGCACAGACACAGATACGAGATCAATAAAAAATACATTGATGTTTTTGAGAAGAACGGCCTGATATTTTCGGCAGAAAGCGACAATGCAAAGCGAATGGAGATGTTGGAAATACCGTCCCACAAGTTCTACTTTGGGGTCCAGTTCCACCCAGAGTTCAACAGTAGACCTGGATTTCCAGAAGAGTCGTTTGAGGCGTTCGTTAGAGCCTCTGCCAGCTAG